Proteins from one Candidatus Ancaeobacter aquaticus genomic window:
- a CDS encoding AAA family ATPase, translated as MIEIKKIEIYYFRSIYSLKNDNLKDLTIYAGKNDIGKSNILKALNLFFNGKPDWDTAFDFKKDFSYKRKNESIKLKTRQFIRIAIRFKRGDRYQNSLPEEFTITRTWYRNSPVPDEKNSLMREHKKEKKPKWSIGRANASLQRYLNTMKFEYIPAIKDNLFFAYMLGRLQHIIFAKGSNESTVKESIEGLNSTISSEIKNLQEEFALITKIDTQINLPEKLSDLFKAFTVSTKEQGGHLPLQQRGDGIRTRFIPSLLHHISQNSKLYFIWGFEEPENNLEYSLAIELAEKMAKEYSRDSQIFITTHSPAFFSLTDKNVTVYRVFKNDIGTACINLAINSQETSDQLWVEMGLMEFQIKSQNEYRKKLDLLKKEQEELEKIRKESNMANMPVLLTEGKWDELILNSAWSKLYPNQKIPFKIICSDPYQGASANSFGGVDIVKRSLESTRKDQEFTVGLFDRDVTGYNKGFKGLSNNFSDSSFSENVKIHKAGTSAAIVLPAIESRREHAAVYNLEIEFYFDDPYLQKKIEKKGLELKPRLIKTTVIGTSVEEIVNATEPHLFKIVDSTKKYFAEKIVPTLPKEAFINFEILFDLINTTMNYSKKSKHNK; from the coding sequence TTGATTGAAATAAAAAAAATTGAAATTTATTATTTTCGTTCAATTTACAGCTTAAAAAATGATAATTTAAAGGATTTAACAATATATGCCGGTAAAAACGATATTGGAAAATCTAATATTCTAAAAGCATTAAACTTATTTTTTAACGGTAAACCGGATTGGGATACTGCTTTTGATTTCAAAAAAGATTTTTCCTATAAAAGAAAAAACGAATCGATTAAATTAAAAACACGCCAGTTTATTCGTATTGCAATTCGGTTTAAAAGAGGCGATCGTTATCAAAATAGTTTACCTGAAGAATTTACTATAACACGCACATGGTATCGCAATTCACCTGTTCCAGATGAAAAAAATTCTCTTATGAGAGAGCACAAAAAAGAGAAAAAACCAAAATGGTCTATTGGGCGAGCTAATGCCAGTCTTCAAAGGTATCTTAATACTATGAAATTTGAGTATATACCCGCAATCAAAGATAATTTATTTTTTGCGTACATGTTAGGACGCTTACAGCATATAATTTTTGCAAAAGGCTCCAATGAGTCTACAGTTAAAGAATCAATAGAAGGATTGAATAGTACGATTTCATCTGAAATTAAGAATCTTCAAGAGGAATTTGCGCTTATTACAAAAATAGATACCCAAATTAATTTACCTGAAAAGTTGTCTGATTTATTTAAAGCATTTACTGTGAGTACAAAGGAACAAGGAGGACATCTTCCATTACAGCAACGAGGAGATGGTATTCGCACAAGATTTATACCGTCTTTACTGCACCATATCTCGCAGAATTCAAAGCTATATTTCATTTGGGGTTTTGAAGAACCTGAGAACAATCTTGAATATTCTCTAGCAATCGAATTAGCAGAAAAAATGGCTAAAGAATATTCTCGAGATTCTCAAATATTTATAACAACTCATTCCCCTGCTTTCTTTTCTTTAACAGATAAGAATGTAACCGTATATCGTGTTTTTAAAAATGATATTGGTACAGCATGCATAAATCTAGCTATTAATAGTCAAGAAACGTCTGATCAATTATGGGTTGAAATGGGGCTTATGGAATTTCAAATCAAATCGCAGAACGAATATCGAAAGAAACTTGATCTTTTAAAGAAAGAACAAGAAGAATTAGAAAAAATAAGAAAAGAGAGCAACATGGCAAATATGCCAGTTTTACTAACCGAGGGAAAATGGGACGAATTAATACTTAATAGTGCATGGTCCAAACTCTACCCTAATCAAAAGATTCCTTTTAAAATTATATGTTCTGATCCGTATCAAGGAGCGAGTGCAAATTCTTTTGGAGGGGTGGATATAGTTAAACGTAGCTTAGAGTCAACACGTAAAGATCAGGAATTCACCGTAGGATTGTTTGATAGAGATGTGACAGGATACAATAAAGGATTCAAAGGTTTAAGTAATAATTTCTCTGACAGCTCTTTTAGTGAAAATGTAAAAATTCATAAAGCCGGAACTTCTGCAGCCATAGTTTTGCCCGCTATAGAAAGCCGTCGGGAACATGCTGCGGTATATAATCTTGAAATTGAATTTTATTTTGATGATCCATATTTGCAAAAGAAAATCGAAAAAAAAGGATTGGAGCTAAAACCTAGGCTAATAAAAACTACTGTTATTGGAACAAGCGTAGAGGAGATTGTTAATGCGACCGAACCTCATTTGTTTAAAATAGTAGACTCGACTAAAAAGTATTTTGCGGAGAAAATAGTTCCTACACTACCAAAAGAAGCTTTTATTAATTTTGAAATACTTTTTGATTTAATAAACACTACTATGAATTATTCTAAAAAATCAAAACATAACAAATAA
- a CDS encoding phospholipase D-like domain-containing protein — translation MNNKTKHISLLIAFLVSFIFTTKAFPFPADIEDISGKKYFQKTKQSLVNAKESIHVVMFVMRVSKQKHNTKPQQLVNELINAHKRGVDVEVILDQNIDFLNKRSKKLQKEIKSMEAYKQLRDAGVKVYYDDSTRYTHAKVIVIDGATVILGSTNWTKAALERNIEVSVLINSDQMAKEILEYIKQIKRNKEIETYVSKAQEVVPVKIEFMKNPEHGPQMVHKHAERVFDVYLFLLKEYDGNTEGRITLFYDTVAKYLGMDLTDRTAYRRQIIKVLRKLETRHKLIKYVPRHAKEARITLLDYDDSEKAYSDPKKNLFELPEDYFDYGWRGNLSFSGKYCYFINLINAGANGVTAKRVSTTNHVPPRRSHFVPPTRSNPTNGVSTDGVSANNHVPPRRSHFVPPTRRGPPTRSNIVSGGVWSESLADITEEYGGVSQDVICKGMDELRRKRLIEVAYDTLTGKPYEKRSPKIYKVLKLYDFEKLLNKLKKVEDKYGKKEYNIARGYAQIVFEEYHPEAIEDIILKTKEYGKEKVEKAFDIVAQKNKDNPKRKYSYVVGVLENWGIKK, via the coding sequence ATGAACAATAAAACAAAGCATATTAGCCTCTTAATAGCTTTTCTAGTTAGTTTTATATTTACCACTAAAGCTTTCCCCTTCCCAGCAGATATCGAAGACATAAGCGGTAAAAAATATTTCCAAAAAACGAAACAATCCTTAGTAAACGCAAAAGAATCTATACATGTCGTGATGTTTGTCATGCGTGTATCAAAACAGAAGCACAACACAAAACCCCAGCAATTAGTTAATGAACTGATCAATGCACATAAAAGAGGTGTTGATGTAGAAGTGATACTTGATCAGAACATTGACTTTTTGAATAAGCGATCAAAGAAACTGCAAAAAGAGATTAAAAGCATGGAGGCATATAAACAGCTGAGAGATGCCGGTGTGAAAGTATATTATGATGATTCCACGCGCTATACACATGCTAAAGTTATTGTTATTGATGGGGCAACAGTGATTCTTGGTAGTACAAACTGGACAAAAGCGGCTTTGGAAAGAAACATTGAGGTAAGTGTATTAATAAATTCTGATCAAATGGCGAAAGAGATACTTGAGTACATAAAACAAATAAAACGTAACAAAGAGATAGAGACATATGTCAGTAAAGCACAAGAGGTCGTACCAGTAAAAATAGAGTTTATGAAAAATCCTGAACATGGACCACAGATGGTACATAAACATGCTGAACGTGTATTTGATGTTTATTTGTTTTTGTTGAAAGAATATGACGGTAACACTGAAGGTAGAATAACATTGTTTTATGATACAGTCGCAAAATATTTGGGGATGGATTTAACTGATCGAACAGCATACAGAAGACAGATCATAAAGGTGTTAAGAAAACTTGAAACCAGGCATAAATTAATAAAGTATGTGCCGCGGCATGCGAAAGAAGCGAGAATTACTTTGCTTGATTATGATGATAGTGAAAAAGCATATAGTGATCCGAAAAAGAATCTGTTTGAGTTACCGGAAGATTATTTTGATTATGGATGGCGAGGGAATTTATCTTTTAGTGGGAAATATTGTTATTTTATTAATTTGATTAATGCGGGTGCTAATGGGGTTACGGCTAAACGTGTTTCAACAACTAACCATGTTCCACCGCGTAGGAGTCACTTTGTGCCACCTACGCGGAGTAACCCAACTAACGGTGTTTCAACTGACGGTGTTTCAGCTAATAACCATGTTCCACCGCGTAGGAGTCACTTTGTGCCACCTACGCGGCGGGGGCCACCTACGCGGAGTAATATTGTGAGTGGGGGTGTGTGGTCAGAGAGTCTTGCTGATATAACTGAAGAGTATGGGGGTGTTAGCCAGGATGTTATCTGTAAGGGGATGGATGAGCTTAGGCGAAAGAGATTAATTGAAGTGGCATATGATACTTTAACCGGTAAACCGTACGAGAAAAGATCACCAAAGATATATAAAGTATTAAAATTATATGATTTTGAGAAATTACTGAATAAACTTAAAAAGGTAGAGGATAAATATGGTAAAAAGGAATATAATATAGCTAGGGGATATGCTCAAATAGTTTTTGAAGAATATCATCCTGAAGCAATAGAAGATATAATACTTAAGACTAAAGAATACGGTAAAGAAAAGGTTGAAAAGGCGTTTGATATAGTTGCCCAGAAGAATAAGGATAATCCTAAGAGGAAGTACAGCTATGTTGTGGGGGTGTTGGAGAACTGGGGGATTAAAAAGTAG
- a CDS encoding M28 family peptidase, with protein sequence MNNENSELIENLKKHVIKLSDEIGDRSVFKYEQLCEAEKYITEELVSYGYTVTFQEYTILNKQVKNIIVTRRGTKTPEDMIIVGAHYDSTLNPGADDNASGVAGLLELARFMADKNTGSTIEFAAFPAEEPPFFDSEDMASLVYAKAAKKGKVNIKGVLILEMIGYFDKKPRTQTYPNFAGALVYPNRGDFIAVLGNLKSINLVGAIRSCFKKQSRFPMKPIITFNYASAVHFSDHWAFWQEGYRAVMITDTSFYRNHHYHTETDTYDTLDYESMAEIVRGLKGTLIELGK encoded by the coding sequence ATGAATAATGAAAACAGTGAGCTGATCGAAAATTTAAAAAAACATGTGATAAAACTTTCTGATGAAATCGGTGATCGGAGTGTTTTTAAATATGAGCAACTCTGTGAGGCGGAAAAATATATTACTGAAGAGCTTGTTTCTTACGGATATACGGTTACGTTTCAAGAATACACAATACTTAACAAGCAGGTAAAAAATATTATTGTTACAAGGCGCGGAACAAAGACCCCTGAAGATATGATTATTGTTGGTGCACACTACGATAGTACTTTAAATCCCGGTGCGGACGATAATGCCAGCGGTGTTGCAGGACTTCTTGAGCTTGCACGGTTCATGGCAGATAAAAATACCGGCTCAACAATAGAATTTGCCGCTTTTCCCGCTGAAGAACCGCCATTTTTTGATTCTGAAGATATGGCTAGTCTTGTGTATGCAAAAGCAGCTAAAAAAGGAAAAGTAAATATTAAGGGTGTTCTCATACTTGAAATGATAGGGTATTTTGATAAGAAGCCCCGAACCCAGACGTATCCTAATTTTGCCGGGGCACTTGTTTATCCCAACAGGGGAGACTTTATAGCAGTTTTGGGAAATCTTAAATCCATTAATCTTGTTGGTGCAATACGATCCTGTTTTAAGAAGCAGTCACGGTTTCCGATGAAACCAATTATCACCTTCAATTATGCTTCTGCAGTACATTTCTCTGATCACTGGGCATTCTGGCAGGAAGGCTATCGCGCTGTGATGATAACCGATACATCTTTTTACCGGAACCATCATTATCATACTGAAACTGATACGTACGATACGCTCGATTATGAAAGTATGGCTGAGATTGTGAGGGGTCTGAAAGGAACGCTTATTGAATTGGGTAAGTGA
- the nadE gene encoding NAD(+) synthase codes for MKLTNDLFKIDAAKTAEVASEFIKKEVKELGRDGIVVSMSGGLDSSVVASLCVKACGTDNVVGLMLPERQGNPEAEIYAKQAAAFLGIKAKKINISRNLRAIGTYRAAISYIPTKKLRDFVAKKFMSSSNDNFLLENLKGSKTKLMRNAAASIYSKQRIRAVVLYKFAEENNLLVVGAAHLTEDLVGLFVKFGIDDVADVMPIKKLFRTQVMQLAEYLELPKEIAGRKPNPDVIPGIDDKYFGMLGISADKIDLLLYGLLHDVSSDDIASQLDIEKRKVEEVKELIQLSDHMRNPSLAP; via the coding sequence ATGAAACTGACAAATGATCTGTTTAAGATTGATGCCGCAAAAACAGCGGAAGTAGCCTCGGAATTTATAAAAAAAGAAGTCAAGGAGCTGGGAAGGGACGGAATAGTTGTCTCTATGTCTGGCGGGCTCGATTCGAGTGTTGTGGCATCGCTCTGTGTTAAAGCGTGTGGCACGGATAATGTTGTCGGTCTTATGCTTCCGGAAAGGCAGGGAAACCCGGAAGCTGAGATTTACGCGAAACAGGCTGCCGCTTTTCTTGGTATCAAAGCCAAAAAGATAAATATATCGAGAAATTTGAGGGCTATTGGAACATATAGGGCCGCAATATCTTATATACCGACTAAGAAGCTGAGAGATTTTGTCGCAAAAAAATTCATGTCTTCAAGTAATGACAATTTTCTTCTAGAGAATTTGAAAGGATCGAAGACAAAGCTGATGAGAAATGCGGCTGCGAGTATTTATTCGAAACAGAGAATACGAGCTGTTGTACTCTATAAATTTGCTGAGGAAAATAACCTGCTTGTGGTCGGTGCCGCACATCTTACCGAAGACCTTGTCGGTCTTTTTGTTAAGTTTGGCATAGATGATGTTGCTGATGTGATGCCAATAAAGAAGCTGTTTCGGACACAAGTAATGCAACTGGCAGAATATTTGGAACTGCCAAAAGAAATAGCCGGAAGAAAACCGAATCCCGATGTTATTCCGGGAATAGATGATAAATATTTCGGTATGCTGGGAATATCCGCTGATAAGATCGATCTTCTGCTGTATGGTCTGTTGCATGATGTTAGCAGTGACGATATTGCCAGCCAGCTTGATATTGAGAAGAGAAAAGTAG